Proteins encoded by one window of Strix aluco isolate bStrAlu1 unplaced genomic scaffold, bStrAlu1.hap1 H_2, whole genome shotgun sequence:
- the LOC141919164 gene encoding LOW QUALITY PROTEIN: RNA-binding protein 3-like (The sequence of the model RefSeq protein was modified relative to this genomic sequence to represent the inferred CDS: deleted 1 base in 1 codon), with product MAAEEGKLFVGGLNFDTDEQGLEQHFSSFGPIAEVVVVKDRETQRSRGFGFVTFTNPEHATDAMRAMNGESLDGRQIRVDHAGKSPRGARGGYGGGRARGRGYTRGGGDEGYGGRYDGRSGGGYGGSRDYGGRNQGGYGERFPSASYRDNYDN from the exons atgGCGGCGGAGGAGGGGAAGCTCTTCGTGGGGGGGCTCAACTTCGACACGGAcgagcaggggctggagcagcactTCAGCTCCTTCGGGCCCATCGCCGAGG TGGTGGTGGTAAAGGACCGGGAGACCCAACGGTCCCGCGGCTTCGGCTTCGTCACCTTCACCAACCCTGAACATGCCACCGACGCCATGAGGGCCATGAACGGCGAG tcCCTGGACGGGCGGCAGATCCGGGTGGATCACGCTGGGAAATCCCCCCGCGGCGCCCGGGGGGGCTacggggggggccgggcccggggccggggctaCACTCGAG gaGGAGGCGAC GAGGGCTACGGGGGCCGCTACGATGGGCGCAGCGGGGGGGGCTACGGGGGCTCCCGCGACTACGGCGGCCG aaACCAGGGGGGCTACGGCGAGCGCTTCCCCTCCGCCTCGTACCGGGATAACTACGACAACTGA